GCCGGCTCGAACTCCTTTTCCAGCGCCTCGAGTTCCCCTGGCATCTGACGCCGGTGACGTCCGACTTCGAGGAAGCTTCTCGATGGTTCGTCGAGTTCGAGGGGGCCGGGTGCGACGGGATCATCTGCAAACAAGCCGACGGGCCTTACCGGGACGATAAGCGGGATTGGATCAAGTGGAAGCACCGCCGCGATGCAGACTGCGTTGTCGGTGGCTACCGGATCCACAAGGACGGCAACAAGATCGGCTCCCTCTTGCTCGGCCTCTTCAACGATAAAGGCGAACTGCACTTCATCGGGCACTGCTCGGGTTTCAGCAACGTTGACCGGGTGGCGATCCTCAACCAACTCGAGCAGATTCGGACCGATCAGAGCTTCGGAGCTGATGGGGCCGACGTACGCGTGCCCGGTGGTGAATCGCGCTGGTCGGGGGGAAAGGACCTCTCGTGGATCCCTGTTGAGCCCGGCGTGGTCGTGCAGATCAGCTACGACCAGCTCGAGGGAGGCAGGTTCCGTCACGCCACTCGCTTCGAGCGCTGGCGTCCCGACAAGCCGGCTGAGGAGTGCACGATGGATCAACTGATCCGTCCCGAGGGTGCAGCGTTCAACGTCATCGTGGCAGGACAAACCTAGAACGCAGAACTTAAAACTTAATACCTCGCGTTACTGCCCCTCGTATGTCTCCACGACGTCCTCGACGATCGTCAGCTCGACGCCGGCTTGCGCCAATATGTGCCTGGTGTCCTGTCCGGCGTGGTAACGGCGCCTGGCCACGACGCGGGAGATGCCGCTGCTGGCGATGAGCATGGCGCAGACGCGGCAAGGCTCCATCGAGCAGTAGAGGGTGGTCCCTTCGAGTTGCAGCCCGTAACGGGCCGCCTGGCAGATGGCATTCTGTTCGGCATGGACGGTTCGGACGCAATGTTGTCTCGCCGTACCGTCTTCATCGATCATCTGCTTGAAGTCGTGTCCGGCTTCGTCGCAGTGCGGCAACCCGGACGGTGAGCCCACATAC
This window of the Acidimicrobiia bacterium genome carries:
- a CDS encoding ATP-dependent DNA ligase, which codes for MPSRPFDPPVLPMKAKVREVPPRPPGWVYEPKWDGFRMIAWGGREPRLDSRNGKPLLRYFPELEPALAQLPEGTVVDGEVVIVVDGVTEFDTLQLRIHPAASRVELLSNQTPAELVAFDLVAEDGEDLRTRPYEERRGRLELLFQRLEFPWHLTPVTSDFEEASRWFVEFEGAGCDGIICKQADGPYRDDKRDWIKWKHRRDADCVVGGYRIHKDGNKIGSLLLGLFNDKGELHFIGHCSGFSNVDRVAILNQLEQIRTDQSFGADGADVRVPGGESRWSGGKDLSWIPVEPGVVVQISYDQLEGGRFRHATRFERWRPDKPAEECTMDQLIRPEGAAFNVIVAGQT
- a CDS encoding cytidine/deoxycytidylate deaminase family protein; this translates as MRPSWDEYFLELVDQVGTRATCDRGKSGCVVVRNKRIICTGYVGSPSGLPHCDEAGHDFKQMIDEDGTARQHCVRTVHAEQNAICQAARYGLQLEGTTLYCSMEPCRVCAMLIASSGISRVVARRRYHAGQDTRHILAQAGVELTIVEDVVETYEGQ